A window from Candidatus Nitrospira neomarina encodes these proteins:
- a CDS encoding DUF2238 domain-containing protein has protein sequence MKKLVMVGLLLWYIGFFLVMGWSPLDPESWAFSNILPLLFVGVLTLSYRQLPFSIASYVLMALFLTLHTIGSHYTYAQVPFGVWLEELFELPRNHFDRIVHFCFGLFFGYPLLELFERVPGMSAWIRAGMVVVTLVGLGGLWEILESWVTRIVHPELGLAYLGAQGDIWDAQKDMAATLYGALLWLAIMVCSWKWKGVLFIRITGKDGRSSTCV, from the coding sequence TTGAAAAAATTGGTGATGGTGGGTTTATTGCTGTGGTATATCGGATTCTTTTTGGTAATGGGGTGGTCCCCTCTTGATCCGGAAAGCTGGGCATTTTCCAATATCCTTCCTCTTCTTTTCGTCGGTGTCTTGACCCTTTCCTACCGACAATTGCCCTTTTCCATCGCCTCCTATGTGCTTATGGCGTTGTTTCTCACCCTGCATACCATTGGATCACATTATACTTATGCGCAGGTGCCTTTCGGCGTCTGGTTGGAAGAGCTATTCGAATTACCCCGTAACCATTTCGATCGAATCGTCCATTTTTGTTTTGGTTTGTTCTTTGGCTATCCCTTATTGGAACTCTTCGAAAGGGTTCCCGGGATGTCTGCATGGATCCGCGCTGGAATGGTCGTGGTGACACTTGTGGGATTGGGCGGGCTGTGGGAAATTCTTGAATCGTGGGTAACCCGCATTGTTCATCCGGAATTAGGTCTAGCCTATCTGGGTGCACAGGGAGATATTTGGGATGCCCAAAAGGATATGGCAGCTACGTTATACGGCGCGCTCCTCTGGTTGGCAATTATGGTGTGCTCCTGGAAATGGAAAGGGGTTTTGTTCATCCGGATTACAGGAAAGGACGGTAGATCTTCCACATGCGTCTGA
- a CDS encoding DUF2238 domain-containing protein — protein MRLTTAVNAPNRKNFREHHLGHVLLAWYAVFWIFLAIEPIDRHDWFLENILAIGLVIVLVATYRWYPLSDLSYIFLTVFMTLHAIGAHYTYSKVPLGFWMQDWWGFERNHFDRIAHFSFGLLLAYPLRELFLRRVNVRGFWAYYLPISGILALSGCFEIIESWVALLVRPELGEAYLGTQGDEWDAQKDMTVAVLGAFITIMLTYALSKVVSQKSLQVPP, from the coding sequence ATGCGTCTGACCACTGCAGTTAACGCCCCTAACCGGAAAAATTTTCGGGAGCATCATCTTGGACACGTGCTTCTGGCTTGGTACGCGGTGTTTTGGATATTTCTCGCCATAGAACCGATCGACCGGCATGATTGGTTTCTCGAAAATATTTTAGCGATAGGACTGGTCATTGTCCTTGTCGCGACGTATCGATGGTATCCCTTATCGGATCTTTCCTATATTTTCCTCACAGTGTTTATGACCCTTCATGCCATCGGAGCCCATTATACCTATTCAAAAGTTCCTCTTGGATTTTGGATGCAGGATTGGTGGGGATTTGAGCGCAATCATTTTGACCGGATCGCACATTTTTCATTCGGGCTGCTCCTGGCCTACCCTTTAAGGGAATTATTCCTTCGCCGGGTCAATGTGCGTGGATTCTGGGCTTATTATCTTCCCATTAGCGGAATATTGGCCCTCAGTGGATGTTTCGAAATTATCGAATCGTGGGTGGCTCTCCTTGTTCGTCCGGAATTGGGAGAGGCGTACCTTGGTACTCAGGGTGACGAATGGGATGCACAAAAAGATATGACTGTGGCGGTCCTCGGAGCATTTATCACCATCATGCTGACCTATGCACTTTCCAAGGTCGTCTCCCAAAAATCTCTTCAGGTTCCTCCCTAG